The proteins below are encoded in one region of Kogia breviceps isolate mKogBre1 chromosome 8, mKogBre1 haplotype 1, whole genome shotgun sequence:
- the CCIN gene encoding calicin: MKLEFTEKNYNSFVLQNLNKQRKRKEYWDMALTVDHHVFFAHRNVLAAVSPLVKSLISNHDMKTTDELFITIDPNYLSPTTVDQLLDYFYSGKVVISEQNVEELLRGAQYFNTPRLRIHCSDFLIKSICHANCLRYLFLAELFELKEVSDLAYSGIRDNFHYWASPEASMHFKRCPPVIFGRLLRDENLHVLNEDQALNALINWVYFRKDEREKYFKKFFNYINLNAVSNKTLMYASNKLMGMENSSAHATLIESVLVDRRQERPTSLLSYQRKGALLDSVVILGGQKAHGKFNDGVFAYIIQENLWLKLSEMPYRAAALSATSAGRYIYISGGTTEQISGLKTAWRYDMDDNSWTKLPDLPVGLVFHTMVTCGGTVYSVGGSIAPRRYVSNIYRYDERKEAWCLAGKMSIPMDGTAVITKGDWNLYIVTGRCLVKGYISRVGVMDCFDTNTGDVVQCITFPIEFNHRPLLSFRQDNILCVYSHRQSVEINLQKIKANKMTTSVPLLPNNCPLDVSHAICSIGDNKVFVCGGVSTASDVQTKDYTINPNAYMLDQNAGEWKTLAPPPEALDCPACCLAKLPCKILQRI, translated from the coding sequence ATGAAATTGGAATTCACTGAGAAAAACTACAACAGCTTCGTGCTGCAGAACCTGAACAAACAGAGAAAACGCAAAGAGTACTGGGACATGGCCCTGACTGTGGACCACCATGTCTTCTTTGCACATCGTAATGTGCTGGCCGCGGTCTCTCCACTGGTGAAGAGTCTCATCTCCAACCACGACATGAAGACCACTGATGAGCTCTTCATCACCATTGACCCCAACTACCTGAGTCCGACCACAGTGGACCAGCTCCTGGACTACTTCTACAGCGGAAAGGTGGTCATCTCAGAGCAGAATGTGGAGGAGCTGCTTCGTGGGGCCCAGTATTTCAACACACCACGCCTTCGAATTCACTGCAGTGACTTCCTGATTAAGTCCATCTGCCATGCCAACTGCTTGCGCTACCTCTTCTTGGCTGAGTTGTTTGAGCTCAAAGAGGTATCAGACTTGGCCTACTCTGGCATTCGTGACAACTTCCACTACTGGGCCAGTCCTGAGGCCTCCATGCACTTCAAGCGCTGTCCACCTGTCATCTTCGGCCGCCTGCTCCGAGATGAAAACTTGCATGTGCTCAATGAGGACCAGGCTCTCAATGCACTCATCAATTGGGTATACTTCCGGAAGGATGAGCGGGAGAAGTATTTCAAGAAGTTCTTCAATTACATCAATCTTAATGCTGTCTCCAACAAGACACTGATGTATGCCAGCAACAAGCTGATGGGCATGGAGAACAGCTCAGCCCACGCAACCCTGATTGAGAGTGTCCTTGTGGACCGCAGGCAGGAGAGGCCAACCAGCCTGCTGAGCTACCAGCGGAAAGGGGCCCTGCTCGATTCGGTGGTCATCCTAGGTGGCCAAAAGGCCCACGGCAAGTTCAACGATGGAGTGTTTGCTTATATCATTCAGGAGAACCTGTGGTTGAAGCTCTCAGAGATGCCCTATCGTGCAGCAGCTCTCAGTGCCACCTCTGCCGGTCGCTACATCTACATCTCTGGTGGTACCACTGAGCAGATTTCAGGGCTGAAGACGGCTTGGCGGTATGACATGGATGACAACTCCTGGACCAAGTTGCCCGATCTGCCAGTTGGGCTTGTCTTCCACACCATGGTGACCTGCGGGGGGACAGTGTACTCAGTGGGTGGGAGCATTGCCCCGAGGAGGTACGTCTCTAACATCTATCGCTATGATGAGCGCAAGGaggcctggtgcctggcaggGAAGATGAGCATCCCTATGGACGGCACAGCCGTGATCACCAAGGGTGACTGGAACCTGTACATTGTCACCGGGCGGTGCTTGGTTAAGGGCTACATCTCCCGGGTCGGGGTGATGGACTGCTTTGACACCAACACTGGGGACGTGGTCCAGTGTATCACCTTTCCCATTGAGTTCAACCACCGGCCCCTGCTCTCTTTTCGTCAGGACAACATCCTCTGCGTGTACAGCCACCGGCAGAGTGTGGAAATCAACCTGCAGAAGATAAAGGCCAACAAGATGACTACCTCAGTGCCTCTCTTGCCCAACAACTGCCCCTTGGATGTGTCCCATGCTATATGCTCCATTGGAGACAACAAGGTGTTTGTATGTGGAGGTGTCAGCACAGCCAGTGATGTCCAGACAAAGGACTACACCATCAATCCAAACGCCTACATGCTGGACCAAAACGCAGGCGAGTGGAAGACCCTGGCCCCCCCACCAGAGGCACTGGACTGTCCTGCCTGCTGTCTAGCCAAGCTACCTTGCAAGATTCTTCAAAGGATTTAA